A segment of the Nasonia vitripennis strain AsymCx chromosome 2, Nvit_psr_1.1, whole genome shotgun sequence genome:
ATTTACAGGCAGGAGTAGCTCATCACTACGGAGCGAGTGCTGGTCTTGGTGGTGCTGCTGACGCTGGCGATGCACATCTTGACGATCAGGACGACTGCAGGATAGCCTCTGCGCCTTCGGGGATATCCACTAGGCAACAGCTGATCAACAGTCCGTGTCCGATATGCGGGGACAAGATTAGCGGGTTTCATTATGGAATATTCTCTTGCGAGTCCTGCAAGGTAAGTAGAGCAGTCGATACATTATTACTTTTCTACAACGatcgataataaaatatcgCTCTCTTTATTAGGGCTTCTTCAAGCGTACAGTGCAGAATCGCAAGAACTACGTGTGCCTTAGGGGCGCGGGCTGCCCCGTGACCGTTGCCACGCGCAAGAAGTGCCCGGCCTGCCGCTTCGACAAGTGCCTCAATATGGGCATGAAGCTCGAGGCGATTCGAGAAGACAGGACACGAGGTGGTCGCAGTACCTACCAGTGTACCTATACGTTGCCGGCCAATCTCATGGGTGGCAACGGCTCTGCTCAAGCAGGCATGGGACCTGACAAAATGGGACAGGGTCAAGGACCCTGCAGTCCAGCGCCGCCAGGAAGTGAGCACCATCACTCTATGAAACATCACTCGAACCATTCCCACAAGATGCAGGTGGTTCCGCAACTGCTGCAGGATATCATGGATGTTGAACATCTGTGGCACTATAATGACAACGATAGGGTCGGCGCAAGCCAAGCCATGGGTTCGCTCAATCTCTCGCAGGTACGAATCAGTTTATgggaaaaaaattactaacTCTACATAATTTTGGCAATGTTCAAATAAGTTAATTTATGCCTTTGAATTTTCAGTCTCTACCCAACTCGGGAATGGGTAACAGTCCAGATGGCAATGGTAGCAGAGCGGACTCTCTGGGCGGTTTGAGCTCATCGAATGGTCTGGGTAGCAGTAACCCCACGACCAACGGTAACCTGTCCAGCCGAAGTGAGCCAGTACGCCCGGCTTCGTCTAATTCTTCCACACCAACGCCGAGCCATGAGCAACAACACTCACCTCCGACCAGTAGCGCCGCGGGCTCGAACAACACAGCCAACGGCAACCCAACTCAGCATCCAGACTTTCTGTCAAACCTGTGCAATATAGCTGATCACCGTCTCTACAAGATCGTTAAGTGGTGCAAGAGTCTACCCTTGTTCAAGAATATCTCTATCGATGATCAGATCTGTCTGTTGATCAATTCGTGGTGCGAGTTGCTGCTGTTCTCTTGCTGCTTCCGAAGTATGAGTACTCCCGGCGAGATTAGGGTGTCGCTCGGCAAATCAATCACATTAGAGCAAGCCAGGCAGTTGGGACTGGCCACGTGCATCGAGAGAATGCTGGCTTTTACGAATAATCTGAGGCGACTGAGAGTCGATCAGTACGAATATGTTGCCATGAAGGTAAGATTCCGCTTCTGCTAAAAGATAGGCTGTTATCGTTGTGCGTTTATTTTGAATTCATACATTATTCTAAATTGCAGGTGATCGTACTGTTGACGTCCGACACAAGCGAACTAAAGGAACCGGAAAAAGTGCGAGCGTCGCAGGAGAAAGCGCTGCAAGCACTACAGCAGTACACGATTGCGAGGTACCCGGAAATGCCGGCAAAGTTTGGCGAGCTTCTGCTTCGGATTCCGGATCTCCAGCGCACTTGTCAAGCTGGCAAAGAGCTTTTGAGCGCGAAACGCGCCGAAGGCGAGGGCTGTTCTTTCAACCTTCTTATGGAGCTGCTTCGAGGGGACCACTGATCAAGACTCTGAATTCCGATGACAATATAGATGAGATGGACAAGCAGACAACGAGAGCATTATCGTCCTTGTAATACGGACGCGATCGTTCGATGTGCAAACGTTATATATTCTGTCCGTACTGCGCAAAAGTTACATGCGTGCGACTGAACAAGGTCAACGACGATGAAATTTTTCGGACGAAGGAGCTTTTTGTATCGCGGTCGAGAGTCAAGAGGAACAAAAACAATAAGAGCTCGTAGAGTTCGAGACGAACTTTTTTACGGAGCcaactttgtttttctttggTTATTAATATTAGAGAGAAACTTTCTTGGGAATAGGAGGTTTCTGAGTACTTACGCATGTGCAGCGAAATTCGTGAGTATTTTAGTACAGCTGTTTTGACTTTTAGaactattataattttttgtattgaaattttatattcgtgttttatttgaatatagcagtgtattgataaatatttaacgaaaATTACTCACAAAGTTTGCTGCACATTTGCCatgatatataaaaattcaattagaAACAGTAAATGCAGGAACATTTTTGCAACGCGTTACTGATTAGAGTAGAAATTAGatcttattagattatagcATATTTGGGTTACGTATAAGTTGGCATATAAGACACTCCTATTGTGATTagtaaattgttaaaaattcataGATTATAAATCAAATTTATGAGTAACGCTGAGATCTCGATAATAGTTTTTGCTGTTTTTAATTGCGACTAGATCATTTTCTGATCgaggattaaaaaaaaaatactgcaaacacacatacaaattcatgcataaatatatacgaaaaatctaatttttcttttattttattagaaaaagaCTGATTTTTCGGAGTAgcgaatatttttataagctCTTTCGCGAGTGATACTTCACGTCgacgttttagaaatttttatcAAACACGGGCTTACCGTCCCAAGAGATAGGGTCCGCTCATAAAGCCCCCGGTAATCAGGTTTTCTTAGTGAATAAGTACGCATAATGCAGTATGAACAAACAagcaaaatcataaaaaatgcaacaaaaatGACTGTAAAATCGCGTTTAGTCCGTATTAGCATTAGCTCGTGGTGAGGGGACTACATTTCTatagaaatattttagaaGTATGTAGGCTGATGAAGGACTTATAAGAGGAAATATATAtagcaatatatatatattatatatacgatCTATACATACAGTTTATAAATATGCATATATGAATAGATAGATAGAgttatatgtgtatgtatatgtgtatatatatatatatatatatatatatatatatatatatatatatatatatatattatatatatatatatatatatatatatatatatatatatatatatatatatataaataaaatatattttttactgaaaatgCTTCCATACAAGGCCTGCGAGAATTTTGCATTCCTGCCTTAAAAATACAGGAGTTTCGAAGCGGCCTAATGTATGCTTGTAACGTCCAGTGTGCATTGAGTGAAAAGACGAGACTGACAAAAATATAATGCAACAACATGTGAACCTATAATAGTGGATGGCAAGCGAATGCACGTTTTTGTGCCAGTGTTGAAGATACGTTTGTTTTTTACATTGTTTCGACTATATGCGTATTCGTGCTGAATTTTATTACTTAATAATCTGTTTTTAGTCCGCCTATCTTTAAAAGatgtaaaaaatcaaagtgATAAAATTAAGGAAACGTGTAAATTATGTAGAAAAgcaatatatatgtatatctttTATGATTCGTGCATTCGCGTGTTACGGGATCCATTTCGATGTGTGATTTTACTGGTTTGTGTGTATATCTGAAGCTATTCCGCGAATGAATggataaataattaagatgAAAAAATAAGCGTGGATCGCAGTGTGCGCCAATCCAGTGCAGCCTAGACTGCAATTGCCAAGGCCACTCTTTGTTATGGTTACTATTTTAAGTACCAGTATTTTCTTATCGTTCTGCGATTTTACTTAAGTTcaatacataatttttttttatattcgtaTCCCGGTTTTGCGAAAAAATGTACTTAAAAAGTCAACGATGTATCCTGTACTTTTAAGGGACTTGGATAATTGCATGGCGCTCTTTTTACCTTTCTCCTCTGAAAAGGACATCTCATTTCGTCGTTCTTTCATTTGTAATTCGCTCCGTACTTCATAACATTAAAAGTAGatgtaatatttttagtaCGCATAAATAGGAAGTGCAAGTGACATGGTTATGATCTGATTTAGTCAGTTAGGTTTGATCAAAGTACGGattcttttttacaaaaaattaacgGAAAGAATCAGCTTGCTGAATCGACAATGAT
Coding sequences within it:
- the LOC100119809 gene encoding nuclear hormone receptor FTZ-F1 beta, which codes for MSDQGGSGTAAATAEPGPAWWPPAQPWKSAAGSQPNSRTPEPGKNVSVTTINVPPPIHDMHDGKSVCKYLGGQNGVTVSVVSSCGANSSGNGSIINTTSNNSGSGESASVDDVDGDSDGEVSRIDFRGVNLRTKKKRDGAPGSLNNSEDTCGANDSVHQQPERPMSWEGELSDQEMSSNTITNQDHEETSMEGVQVCSSSPGPQEQKFPIKPEPDFRSSPGPMQSLGNNSLNETIVAVSHVQQLHHGHHHHPHHQQQAHQQQQQAQQQQQQNLEQNQQSDLPLLVGKLLGGCNSSTPNHSPVLIPRHHLTKHSHTRSQVPSPDSAIHSAYSVFSSPTQSPHAGRHSALGPGSPVPSSSLSMSRHSFNNSTSSLSLSLSHSLSRNNSDASSSCYSYGSLSPPTHSPVQQRHAHHQQLQQQQNALHLQAGVAHHYGASAGLGGAADAGDAHLDDQDDCRIASAPSGISTRQQLINSPCPICGDKISGFHYGIFSCESCKGFFKRTVQNRKNYVCLRGAGCPVTVATRKKCPACRFDKCLNMGMKLEAIREDRTRGGRSTYQCTYTLPANLMGGNGSAQAGMGPDKMGQGQGPCSPAPPGSEHHHSMKHHSNHSHKMQVVPQLLQDIMDVEHLWHYNDNDRVGASQAMGSLNLSQSLPNSGMGNSPDGNGSRADSLGGLSSSNGLGSSNPTTNGNLSSRSEPVRPASSNSSTPTPSHEQQHSPPTSSAAGSNNTANGNPTQHPDFLSNLCNIADHRLYKIVKWCKSLPLFKNISIDDQICLLINSWCELLLFSCCFRSMSTPGEIRVSLGKSITLEQARQLGLATCIERMLAFTNNLRRLRVDQYEYVAMKVIVLLTSDTSELKEPEKVRASQEKALQALQQYTIARYPEMPAKFGELLLRIPDLQRTCQAGKELLSAKRAEGEGCSFNLLMELLRGDH